The DNA window GAGGAGGAAGGCGTATTATGGAAAGAGTGATCGTGACAGGAGCGACCAGTATGATCGGGGAAGCGCTCATTGAGGAGTGCCTGAAACACGGAATCTCTGTGTGCGCGGTGATCCGGAAGGATACGGCAAGGAAAGACCGTCTGCCGGAAGATCCGCATCTGGAACTGGTGGAATGTAGTCTGGAAGAACTGGAAACGCTGCCGGAAAAAGTAAACGGAACCTTTGATACGTTCTACCATATCGCCTGGGGTTATACCGGTGCGGCGAGAAATAAAAGTGTCCGGCTGCAGAGCAAAAATATCGACTATACGCTGGAGGCGGTGGAGGCAGCTGCAAAGCTTGGATGCAGACGGTTTATCGGAGCGGGTTCTCAGGCGGAATACGGACCGCTGGATCTGGAAAAAATCGGTCCGGATGCGCCGGAACATCCGACAACCGCTTACGGAACAAGCAAACTGGCAGCGGGAAAACTCTCAAAACTCCTGTGTAAGGAGCTTGGAATGGAATGGATCTGGCCGCGGATCTTCAGCGTATATGGAATCTATGATAAAGAGAGCACAATGGTGATGACTGCGCTGCGGCAGTTCCTTGCAGGAGAAGAGACCGCATTTACCCCGGGAGAACAGGAGTGGGACTATCTGTACAGCAGGGACGCAGGAAATGCATTTTATCTGATCGGGGAAAAAGGAAAAGATGGTTCGATCTACTGTGTGGGAAGCGGAAAAGCAAAACCGCTTCGCGAATACATTTACCAGATCCGGGATACGGCGGCTCCGGACGCTACACCGGGGATCGGTAAAAAAGCATACGGTACACAGCCGGTCATGCATCTGTGTGCGGACATATCGAGTCTGAAAAACGATACCGGTTTTGAGCCGGCGTATGAATTTTCCAGCGGGATCCGGGAGATGATCCGCTGGATGAAGGAGAGAGACAAATGAAAAAGAAAATCTCTGTGGTAATACCCACATACAATGAAGAGGGAAATGTAAAACCTCTGGCAGAAGCCATTGTCACGGTGATGGAGACAGAACTGCCGCAATACCGGTATGAGATCCTGTTTATCGACAACCATTCCAAGGACAGAACGCGGATGTATCTGCGGGAACTGTGTGCGAAGAATAAAAATATCAAGGCGATCTTCAATGCCAGAAACTTTGGGCAGCTGCGCTCACCGGTCTACGGACTGAAACAGGCGACGGGTGACTGTGTGGTCCGTATGTGTGCGGACTTCCAGGATCCGGTGGACATGATCGTAAAGTTTGTAAGAGAGTGGGAAAAAGGTTCCAAAATTGTCATCGGCATCAAGAAAGCAAGCAAAGAAAACCGGATGATGTACTGGATCCGGGGATGTTATTATAAGTTGATCCGGAAGATCACGGATATCGACCATATCGAACAGTTTACCGGTTTCGGTCTGTACGATAAAGCATTTGTGGATGTGGTGCGGGATCTTCATGATCCGATGCCGTATCTGCGGGGAATCATTGCAGAACTCGGTTTTGACTATACGGCGATTCCCTATGAGCAGCAGAAGAGAAAAGCGGGAAAGAGTAAAAATAATTTCTACAGTTTATATGATTATGCGATGATCGGAATCACTTCGTATTCGAAAGTGGTTCTCCGGATGGCTACGTTTCTTGGATTTATCGTAGGCGGTATCAGCGTGGTGGCGGGGATTGTTTATTTTATCCTGAAACTGCTGTACTGGGATCGGTTTACGGCAGGCATGGCGCCGTTACTCATCGGCATGTTCTTCCTGGGAGCAATGCAGCTGTTTTTCATCGGTCTGCTGGGTGAGTATGTGCTGAGCATCAATACCCGTGTGCTGGACCGTCCGCTGGTCGTGGAAGAAGAGAGACTGAATTTTGAAGAGAAAGAGGACAGTGAAAAATGAAAGCAAGACTGGCAAAGCGTAAGCCCGGATTTTGGGAACGGACAAAAGAAAGCTGGAAGAGCATGAAACTCTGGGATGCGGAAGAACTGAATAAGCTGGACTGGGTGATCTCAGCGGTGATCCTGATGTTTCTGTTTTTTACCTGTGCGTATGGGGATTTGATGCTGACGGGAAACCGGTCGTTTCTGATGTATGAGCATTTTACGGATTTTTACAAGGCAAGTTATGAGCAGTCCCATGGCTATTATGCGAACTATCTGCCGAGTACGTTTCTGGCGTATGCAATCTGGAATCTTCCGTTATATCTGACCGGCCATGCACCGCAGGCGATGCTGACAAACAGTTTTATCAACAATATGTGGTACAAACTGCTTCCGGTTCTTCTGTATTATGCGACTTCTCATCTGATCTATCAGATCGGTGTGGAAGTGGGATTCGGAGAGAAGAAGGCAAAGCTTTGCAAGTTTGCATTTCTGGTATTTCCGATCGGAGTGTTCAGCCAGTTTATTTTCAGCCAGTATGATATCTTTACCGTATTTTTCATGGTACTGGGGCTTTATTTTTATGTGAGAGGCGGCTTATGGAAGTTTGCGCTGTCTTTCGGCGTTGCGGCAACGTTCAAATATCACGCACTGCTGTTTTTCCTGGTACTGCTGGTCCTGCGGGAAAAAAAGATCCGCAATCTGATCAAATACGCCGTGGCAATGGCGCTTCCGCTGATGATCGAAGTGCTGCCGAATATCGGAAATATTTACTTTAAACGAAATGTTTTAGGATTTGGCGTGCTGAAATTCGTGCAGAAACCATTTACCATTGGATTCTTTGACGGAATCAATCTGGTGGCTGTGGTAGCGGCTTTTATGCTGGTCTGGGCATACCAGAAAAAAGCAAAAGATAACCGGGAGCTGTTTTCCTGGGGGATTTTCCTGTGTGTGGGAATGAGTTTTGCAATCTTCGGATTCTCTTCCTGGAACCCGCAGTGGCTTCTGATGCTAGTACCGTTTCTGGTGTTAAATATTTTCATGAATGAAAATGGTAATCTGCTGGTGATGGTGACAAATGTGCTGATCGTGGCGTTGTATATCTTTTGCAGCCAGAACCTGGTGGATGAGCAGGTAATGAACTATGGAATTCTGAAATACATCCTGCCGGGACAGCAGTTTGCTGTGAGAATGTGGGATCTGTACATGTTCCATGATGAAAAAATGCTCTGCTCCGCGATGTGGGTGGTGCTTCTGGTCTATGTGGTCTTTGGACATCCGAAATACCATATCCGAAAAGGAACAGAGATCGCAAAAGGACTGGTATGGCAGATCCGTACGGCATTTCTGGTCAGCGTATTTGCCTTTGTGATCCCGGCTTCGATCTGCGCGCTTGGCATGTTCCAGGGAAAAATTGTTCTCCTGGATAACAGCCGTCAGGATCTGGAACCGGACAATATCATACAGGTGGATGAGAGTTCTTCCGTGAGCCAGGAGCTGACGATGGAGGGAAGCGTACTGTCCAATCTGAAGATCCGTGTCTATACCGGAGAAAAGAGCGTTTCTGATACACTTACGGTGGAACTGATTGACAAAGAAACCGGTACTGTGGTATATCAGGGAGAAAAAGAGACAGACAGTTTTACAACCAATTCGGCACTGTATTCCTTTATCGGAGAGAAAGTTCCGGTGGAAAAAGGGAAAACGTATGAGCTGCGGATCAGCAGTGAGGCGGAAGCAGGATCCGGTATCGGTCTGTACTGTGTGACGGCGGACAGTGAAGCGCAGCTTCTCGAACAGACAGAAGCCAGAGAGGAACTTCCGGCAAGCCGGTTACAGATGCGGGTGACCGGGGAACAGTAGACGGAAAACAGTAACTTTGAAGGTACGAAACGGTTACAGAAAGAAAAGGGGAGAAAAAGATGAAGCAGACAGAGAGTCCGGCGATCCGGGCGATACAGGAAATCAAAAAAGCAGTCATCGGAAAGGATGACTGCATCATAAAAGCAATGACTGCGATTCTTGCAGGGGGACATATTCTGATCGAAGATGTGCCGGGAGTGGGAAAAACCACGCTGGCACTGGCTTTTTCCAAAGCCCTGCATCTCGAACAGAACCGTATCCAGTTTACACCGGATGTGCTGCCGGGAGATGTGACAGGATTTTCCTTATATCAGAAAGCAACCGGTACATTTGTGTATCAGCCGGGAGCTGTTATGTGCAATCTGCTTCTGGCGGATGAGATCAACCGTACCTCACCAAAGACGCAGGCAGCGCTTCTGGAAGTCATGGAAGAGGGGAAGGTAACGGTGGATCAGGTCACGCATGAACTGCCGAAGCCGTTCGTGGTCATCGCGACACAGAATCCGGTGGGAAGTGCCGGAACCTCCATGCTGCCGCAGTCGCAGCTCGACCGTTTTATGATCTGTATGCACATCGGGTACCCGGATATGAAATATGAGCTGGAGATCGTAAAAGGCAAGATCACAACCGATCCGCTGGATCTGGTAGAACCGGTGATGAACGGAGCAGAACTTCTGCGGCTGCAGGATGAGATCCATAAAATTTATATTCACGATGCAGTCTATCAGTATATCGGGAAACTGGTCAATGCCACAAGAACGCATGCACTGATCGAACTGGGAATCAGTCCGAGAGGGACGATCGCACTGGCGAGAATGGTACAGGCGCTTGCATATCTGCGGGGAAGAAATTATGTACTTCCGGTGGATATCGAGGACGTATTTATCGATGTGGAAGCGCACCGGATCCAGTTAAACGGAAAGGCAAGAGTCAATCGGGTAACTGCTGAACAGGTACTGAAAGATATTCTGGAGGGAACAACGAAACCTTCTGTGGTGAAAAAATGAAAAACAAACTATTATATTTCGGACTGCTGGTGGTCACACTGTATCTGGCGATCCTGTATGACAGTCCCATGCTTCTCGGCCTGTGTCTGATGGAAGTGGTGCTGCCGGTCGTATCGGTTATCCTGCTATTATGGACTGCGGCACATATGAAGGCACAGATCTATCTTCCCATCGGGGTTGCCGAAAAAGAGCAGCCGGTCAACGTGGGGGTGCGGATTGAAAATAAGAGCCGCATCCCAGTGTCCCGGCTGGAAGCGAAAATAAAGATACAGAACAGATTTTATCAGCCGGAAAAAGAAGTAACTTTTCAGGGAATGGCTGATGGGAGAGGAACGACCCGCCTGACGACAGCCATTACCAGTAGTCAGTGCGGGCCGGTTGCGTTATGGGTGGAACAGGCGAAAATATGGGATCTGTTTCATCTGTTTGGAAAGAAGATCAGGGTAGATGGAAAAGAGGAACTTTCCGTACTTCCGGAGTATTATGCCGCTGTGGTAGAAATCACATCACAGATCCGGGAGCAGCTGATCGACAGTGAAGAATACGATGAAAAGCGACCGGGTGATGATCCGTCCCAGATCTTTCAGATCCGGGAATACCGGGAAGGGGATCGGATGCAGCGCATCCACTGGAAAGCCAGTGCCCGTACCAGTCAGCTGATGGTAAAAGATTACAGCATGCCGATCGGATCGGGAGCACTGGTACTTTTTGATCTTTGGGTGGCGGAAGATGCGGGAATGGTTTTTCTGGATCAGGCAGTGGAATACGGACTTGCTATTTTGCAGGGTTTTTTGGATCAGGAGTATCCGCCGCGGGCGGCGTGGTATAACTGCCGGACACAGAGTATGGAACAGATGGAGATCCGGGAGTCGGAAGATCTGTATCTGCTGACGTCACGGCTGTTTCAGGCAGGACCTTACGGGGAAGAGATTCTTCTGGAAGAAGTTTATCAACATTCTTATCCGCAGGACGGATATCGTGTCTGTCTGCGGATTACCACAGACGGTCAGTGGTGGGCAGACGGAATCCTGAAAGGAAAACTGACACGCGCCGGACTTGAGACAGAGGGGATCAGCGTATGAAACGACAGGTAGAAGACTGGCATCCTGCGGGGATCCAGGTGACAGGGGAGAAAAAATTAAAGATTGAATCTGGAAGGCGGCAGCAAAAATATGGGGTACTGTTGCGCTGTTTTTACCTGTATCTGTGTCTGGTGGGAACGATCCTCACACTGAGACTGGATCTGGGACTGAAATTCCGGGTGCTTCCGGTAGCCGGTGGTTTGCTGGTGTTTGCGCTGCTTGCAATACTGAAAAACATCTGGCGACCGTGGGGAAGACGGGTATACCAGGGGGCGTATCTTGTGCTCTTTCTCATCTGCGGTTTCGGATGGAAACATCTGGCGGCTGGCTGGCAGGCAGTGGAAAACGGGATCCGCCGTCAGCTGTCAGTGTATTACGGAGTAACGCTGGCGGAGAAGACACCGTTACTTACCGGGGAACGAGGAGAACTGCTGTTGCTGCTGATATTTACATTGTTTTTCTGGAGTATGGAGACAGCAGTGACCCGAAAGGGACGAACAGGACTTTTTCTGGCTTCGGAGATTCTGATCGTGCTGCTGGAACTGCTGTGTGGCTGCCGGTTCCTGCATCCGGGAATCTTTCTGATCGGAGGATCTCTGCTGGCATTGCTTTCCATGGGGCAGATCCGTGGCGTAAGTAACCAGCGGATTCTGTACCGCTCCGGTCTGTGGGCGGGCGGACTGCTTCTTTGCCTGTCCCTTCTGGCAGGATATACCGGCTCCCTGCTGAACGATCAGACAAAAGGATGGAACGAATGGCTGTATCAGAATGTACAGAAAAAGACCAGCCAGATTTCCCGTGCGTTAGAAAGCCAGAATGGATTGTTTGGCAACCATAATCCGACGGCAGACGGCAGTCTGAACAATTATCCGGTAGAACAGAAAGATGAGATTGATCTCACGGTACATACTTCCGGGAAACCGGCACACAATATGTATCTGCGGGGATTTACCGGCGGTGTGTATCAGGGAAATTCCTGGAGTGCGGTGAACCGGAACGATTTTGCAGATGCATTTTCCGAGGCGGACAGCGGATGGCAGGTACAGAATATCCTGTACCGCTACATCGGTTCCCGGTCTTCGGAAGAAGAAGGAACCGTAACGGTCACCAGAAAACATCCGGGTGGCGATTATGGATATATTCCTTACGGCTGTGCAGTGCCGGACGATGGAAATGTGCAGGCGGACGGCTGTTATGCCAGTGCCGGAAAAGAGATCTCGTATCAGGGTTATGTAAACTGGATAGAGTGGATGGATCCACAGCCTTCGAAAGAGGCGGAATCGGAGATCGAGAGCGCTTACCGGGAGTATGTGGCGAAGGAATATCTGAAAGTTCCGGTGGAAGGACTGGATCGGCTGCGGGCTTACTGCGGGCAGCAGGATCTGCAGTCCGTGCAGGAAGTTATCGATTTTGTGGTACGGGATGTGCAGGAAGGACGTACCTACAGTATGGATCTGGAACAGGTTCCGGCGGGGCAAGATTTTGCGGAGTATTTTTTCTTTGATCAGAAAAAAGGATACTGTATCCATTATGCGACGACGGCAACGCTGATGTTCCGTCTGCTTGGCGTACCGGCGAGATATGTGACCGGCTATGTGGTGACACCGGAGGATTTTACGGAAGACGGAGATGGCTATACGGCACAGATACCGGATACGCAGGCACATGCGTGGGTGGAAGTCTACCGTGCCGGAAAAGGCTGGATCCCGGTAGAAGTGACACCGGGCTATCAGGATAGCAGCGATGCAAATACAGATCCGGGGGAGAATGGCGAAGAGAGTACGCCGACACCGGAGCCGACTGAGGAACAGACGGAAGAGGCAACACCGGAACTTACGGAAACACCACAGCCGGAGCAGGGCGGGACAACGGTAACGCCGGAAGGCGAAAATGGTCAGGGAACATCAGAACAGGAGACAAACATCGAAAATGGATCCGGCGGACAGAAACTCGCGGGAATCGGGCGCGTTCTTCTGAAGATTTTTGTGGTGCTGCTGATGCTTGCCGGACTGGCCGGCGGCAGTGTTGGCATGGTGGTTCTTCACAGAAAACGGGTATTGCAGGAGCGAAACCGCCGCTTTTTCCAGAAAAATATCAACAGGGGAATCTGTGAGATTTCCTATGCGATCTATCAGATCCTTCAGGATGCAAAAGAAGCAGGTGTACTGCAGGAAATCCCGGATCAGAAAGATGACCGGAAATTTGCCCGACAGACAGAAAAGAATCTGCCGTGGATGGAAGAGGGGGCATATACAGCGATCGTGGAACTGGCAGAGCGGGCGACGTTTGGGCCGGATCGGCTGACGAAGCAGGAGCGGGCGCAGTGTTATCAGTTTTATGAGAGTCTGGAGCAGCAGTTCTGGATACAGATGCCGAAACAGAAAAGATTCTGGTGGAAATACATGAAAGCGTATCAAACTTCATAAACTAGGAAAAAGACATCGGGCAGTCGGTGAAAATATGAAAGAAAAACTTCGTATGATCCTGGCAGTGGCGGGGATTTTTCTGTTGCTTCCCCTGCTTCTGACGGTTTTCCTGTCGGGCAGAGAGGCGTTGCGCATAAAAAAACAATGGAATATGGAATCGGTTCTCCCCATGCTGATGTGCAGGGAAATTCCCTGGGAGTATGAGGAGGAGATGAAAAAAGTACAGGCTGTTCTTACAAGGAGCAGCCTGTATTTGCGTATAGAAGAGGAGGGAATGGACGGGGAAGCGTGGGAAAAACTGTGGAAGGAAGCGAAAGCAGCGCAGCGTCAGAAGGGGTATCAGCAGGCATATCGGAGTATGGAGGCAGCAGTCAAAGAGACCGAGGGGGAGATGCTTTTTTATCAGTCGAAGGTCTGCGAGGGTGTGTTCCACCGGATCAGCAGCGGCGCGACCCGTGACGGACTGGAAGTGTTTGGAAAGATGGAGAAAGGGTATCTTCTCAGTGTGGACAGCAACTGGGATATGTATGGGGACGGTTATCTGAGCGGCCATTATTTTTCGGAAGAAGCGTTGCGGGAACAGCTGGAAAAAGCGTATCCCGGGCTGGTATTTACGGAGGAACCACTGGAAAAACAGATAAATATGCATAAACGGGACAAAGTGGGATACATTTTATCCTTGACAGTGGGAAATAAGACGATCTCGGGGGAAGAATTTCGCCAGCTTCTGGAACTGCCGTCGAGTAATTTTACGATGCAGGCAGCAGATAGGAAAATCCGCTTTTTATGCAAGGGACAGGGGCACGGGCTGGGACTTTCGCAGTATGGGGGAAATGTGCTGGCAAAAGAAGGGAAATCGTATCAGGAGATCCTACGGTATTATTTTCCGGAGTGTGAGGTGAAAACGAAAAAATCCTGAGAAAATTTTGTGTATACTTCCCTCAAAGAAGGGAATTCTATAGATAAAGAATCTGGATGAGTAACTGGGACTGACGGGGACGGTTACTGGTTTTGTTCTTTAGTATAGAATAGCAGAGGTGAAGATGATGAAAAAAGAAAAGACATTGCGTATGGCAGTTACCGGTGCGCTGCTTCTGACCGTGGTTGCAGCGGGGATCTCCATGTACCGGACGGATACGACACCGAAAAAGGAAAGCAAAGCACAGCAGGAACAGGCGATGCAGGAGGAAGACAGCAAAGATGTGACGAGCAAAGATGCTGAGGCACAAGATACCGGAGAATTGGCAAAGAATACCACAGAAAATCAGGAAGCGACTCCGTCGCCGACCATGAATCAGGATAACCCGGACAATGCGATCCCTCCAACACAGGAAGGAGAAAATACCCAGGAAACCACAGAAACCCAGGAATCTGCCGATACATCCGCAGCCGTACAGCCGGAACTGAACTTTACAGAGGACAGCCAGATGCTCTGGCCGGTCAACGGTCAGGTGGTGATCGATTACAGCATGGATGCCACCACATATTTTCCGACACTGGATCAGTACAAATATAACGATGCCCTGATGCTTGGCTGCGAAAGCGGTGAGCCGGTGCAGGCAGCAGCAAACGGTCAGGTGGTTTCCATCAGCGAAGATGTCGAGACCGGAACTACTATGGTCATGGATCTCGGAAACGGCTATCAGGCAACCTACGGTCAGCTGAAAGACATCACCGTAGAACCGGGACAGACCGTGGAGAGCGGAACTATCCTTGGCTACGTCAGTGACCCGACAAAATATTACGTCAAAGAGGGCGCCAACCTGTATTTCGCCATGACCAAAGACGGCAACCCCATCGACCCGATGATCTATATCGAGACGGTGACAGAATAGAAAGATCCGTCTGTCTGAAGTCCTGCTTCGGACAGGCGGATTTTGCTGTTGTACTGTGCCCGTGTTTTAAATCACCGAACGATGACAACGGCTATGATATCTCGGATTACCGGGATTATATCAGATCGTGTTCTTTGTGGTTCCTTTTTAG is part of the Blautia faecicola genome and encodes:
- a CDS encoding NAD-dependent epimerase/dehydratase family protein, which translates into the protein MERVIVTGATSMIGEALIEECLKHGISVCAVIRKDTARKDRLPEDPHLELVECSLEELETLPEKVNGTFDTFYHIAWGYTGAARNKSVRLQSKNIDYTLEAVEAAAKLGCRRFIGAGSQAEYGPLDLEKIGPDAPEHPTTAYGTSKLAAGKLSKLLCKELGMEWIWPRIFSVYGIYDKESTMVMTALRQFLAGEETAFTPGEQEWDYLYSRDAGNAFYLIGEKGKDGSIYCVGSGKAKPLREYIYQIRDTAAPDATPGIGKKAYGTQPVMHLCADISSLKNDTGFEPAYEFSSGIREMIRWMKERDK
- a CDS encoding glycosyltransferase family 2 protein, with the translated sequence MKKKISVVIPTYNEEGNVKPLAEAIVTVMETELPQYRYEILFIDNHSKDRTRMYLRELCAKNKNIKAIFNARNFGQLRSPVYGLKQATGDCVVRMCADFQDPVDMIVKFVREWEKGSKIVIGIKKASKENRMMYWIRGCYYKLIRKITDIDHIEQFTGFGLYDKAFVDVVRDLHDPMPYLRGIIAELGFDYTAIPYEQQKRKAGKSKNNFYSLYDYAMIGITSYSKVVLRMATFLGFIVGGISVVAGIVYFILKLLYWDRFTAGMAPLLIGMFFLGAMQLFFIGLLGEYVLSINTRVLDRPLVVEEERLNFEEKEDSEK
- a CDS encoding glycosyltransferase 87 family protein, translated to MKARLAKRKPGFWERTKESWKSMKLWDAEELNKLDWVISAVILMFLFFTCAYGDLMLTGNRSFLMYEHFTDFYKASYEQSHGYYANYLPSTFLAYAIWNLPLYLTGHAPQAMLTNSFINNMWYKLLPVLLYYATSHLIYQIGVEVGFGEKKAKLCKFAFLVFPIGVFSQFIFSQYDIFTVFFMVLGLYFYVRGGLWKFALSFGVAATFKYHALLFFLVLLVLREKKIRNLIKYAVAMALPLMIEVLPNIGNIYFKRNVLGFGVLKFVQKPFTIGFFDGINLVAVVAAFMLVWAYQKKAKDNRELFSWGIFLCVGMSFAIFGFSSWNPQWLLMLVPFLVLNIFMNENGNLLVMVTNVLIVALYIFCSQNLVDEQVMNYGILKYILPGQQFAVRMWDLYMFHDEKMLCSAMWVVLLVYVVFGHPKYHIRKGTEIAKGLVWQIRTAFLVSVFAFVIPASICALGMFQGKIVLLDNSRQDLEPDNIIQVDESSSVSQELTMEGSVLSNLKIRVYTGEKSVSDTLTVELIDKETGTVVYQGEKETDSFTTNSALYSFIGEKVPVEKGKTYELRISSEAEAGSGIGLYCVTADSEAQLLEQTEAREELPASRLQMRVTGEQ
- a CDS encoding AAA family ATPase, which encodes MKQTESPAIRAIQEIKKAVIGKDDCIIKAMTAILAGGHILIEDVPGVGKTTLALAFSKALHLEQNRIQFTPDVLPGDVTGFSLYQKATGTFVYQPGAVMCNLLLADEINRTSPKTQAALLEVMEEGKVTVDQVTHELPKPFVVIATQNPVGSAGTSMLPQSQLDRFMICMHIGYPDMKYELEIVKGKITTDPLDLVEPVMNGAELLRLQDEIHKIYIHDAVYQYIGKLVNATRTHALIELGISPRGTIALARMVQALAYLRGRNYVLPVDIEDVFIDVEAHRIQLNGKARVNRVTAEQVLKDILEGTTKPSVVKK
- a CDS encoding DUF58 domain-containing protein; this translates as MKNKLLYFGLLVVTLYLAILYDSPMLLGLCLMEVVLPVVSVILLLWTAAHMKAQIYLPIGVAEKEQPVNVGVRIENKSRIPVSRLEAKIKIQNRFYQPEKEVTFQGMADGRGTTRLTTAITSSQCGPVALWVEQAKIWDLFHLFGKKIRVDGKEELSVLPEYYAAVVEITSQIREQLIDSEEYDEKRPGDDPSQIFQIREYREGDRMQRIHWKASARTSQLMVKDYSMPIGSGALVLFDLWVAEDAGMVFLDQAVEYGLAILQGFLDQEYPPRAAWYNCRTQSMEQMEIRESEDLYLLTSRLFQAGPYGEEILLEEVYQHSYPQDGYRVCLRITTDGQWWADGILKGKLTRAGLETEGISV
- a CDS encoding transglutaminase-like domain-containing protein translates to MKRQVEDWHPAGIQVTGEKKLKIESGRRQQKYGVLLRCFYLYLCLVGTILTLRLDLGLKFRVLPVAGGLLVFALLAILKNIWRPWGRRVYQGAYLVLFLICGFGWKHLAAGWQAVENGIRRQLSVYYGVTLAEKTPLLTGERGELLLLLIFTLFFWSMETAVTRKGRTGLFLASEILIVLLELLCGCRFLHPGIFLIGGSLLALLSMGQIRGVSNQRILYRSGLWAGGLLLCLSLLAGYTGSLLNDQTKGWNEWLYQNVQKKTSQISRALESQNGLFGNHNPTADGSLNNYPVEQKDEIDLTVHTSGKPAHNMYLRGFTGGVYQGNSWSAVNRNDFADAFSEADSGWQVQNILYRYIGSRSSEEEGTVTVTRKHPGGDYGYIPYGCAVPDDGNVQADGCYASAGKEISYQGYVNWIEWMDPQPSKEAESEIESAYREYVAKEYLKVPVEGLDRLRAYCGQQDLQSVQEVIDFVVRDVQEGRTYSMDLEQVPAGQDFAEYFFFDQKKGYCIHYATTATLMFRLLGVPARYVTGYVVTPEDFTEDGDGYTAQIPDTQAHAWVEVYRAGKGWIPVEVTPGYQDSSDANTDPGENGEESTPTPEPTEEQTEEATPELTETPQPEQGGTTVTPEGENGQGTSEQETNIENGSGGQKLAGIGRVLLKIFVVLLMLAGLAGGSVGMVVLHRKRVLQERNRRFFQKNINRGICEISYAIYQILQDAKEAGVLQEIPDQKDDRKFARQTEKNLPWMEEGAYTAIVELAERATFGPDRLTKQERAQCYQFYESLEQQFWIQMPKQKRFWWKYMKAYQTS
- a CDS encoding SpoIID/LytB domain-containing protein — its product is MKEKLRMILAVAGIFLLLPLLLTVFLSGREALRIKKQWNMESVLPMLMCREIPWEYEEEMKKVQAVLTRSSLYLRIEEEGMDGEAWEKLWKEAKAAQRQKGYQQAYRSMEAAVKETEGEMLFYQSKVCEGVFHRISSGATRDGLEVFGKMEKGYLLSVDSNWDMYGDGYLSGHYFSEEALREQLEKAYPGLVFTEEPLEKQINMHKRDKVGYILSLTVGNKTISGEEFRQLLELPSSNFTMQAADRKIRFLCKGQGHGLGLSQYGGNVLAKEGKSYQEILRYYFPECEVKTKKS
- a CDS encoding M23 family metallopeptidase, encoding MMKKEKTLRMAVTGALLLTVVAAGISMYRTDTTPKKESKAQQEQAMQEEDSKDVTSKDAEAQDTGELAKNTTENQEATPSPTMNQDNPDNAIPPTQEGENTQETTETQESADTSAAVQPELNFTEDSQMLWPVNGQVVIDYSMDATTYFPTLDQYKYNDALMLGCESGEPVQAAANGQVVSISEDVETGTTMVMDLGNGYQATYGQLKDITVEPGQTVESGTILGYVSDPTKYYVKEGANLYFAMTKDGNPIDPMIYIETVTE